The Rhodothermales bacterium DNA segment TCGTGGGCAGCAATATCTACCCGCACCTTCTTCCCGGCCAGGCACCGAACGACAAGATCTACGTCCTCGAAGACACCGATGACGATGGGCAGGCGGACGTGACCACGGTGTTCGCCGACGGCCTGCTCACGCCCTCGGGCATCGCGGTCGGCGACGGCGGGGTGTATGTTGCCAACTCCACCGAAATCCTCCATATCCGGGACCTCGACGGCGACGGCTACGGGGAGGACCGGCGCGTGGTCCTGCGCGGGTTCGGGGCAGACGACACCCACCATATCATCCACAGCTTCCGGTGGGCGCCGGACGGGATGTTGTACATCAACCAGTCGATCTACATCTTCAGCCACATCGAAACCCCGTGGGGCGTGCGCCGGCTCCGCCAGGGCGGCATCTGGCACTACCGGACCGAAACGATGGAGCTGGACGTGTTGTCGACCGGCTTCGTAAACCCGTGGGGGCACGAGTTCGACCCCTGGGGGCAGTCCTTCGCCACCGACGGCGCTTTCCACGATGGCATCAACCACGTTTTCCCCGGATCGGCGTTTGTCGCGGCTTACGAGACCGAGCGCATCCTCGCCGGCTTGAACCCGGGCCAGCCCAAACACGCCGGCCTTGCCATCGTCAGCGGCCGGCACATGCCGGACTCGCTCCAGGGCCACATGATCGCCAACGACTTCCGGGCCAACCGCGTCAACCGCTTCGCTGTCGACGACCTGCCCGAAGGCCGCTACCGGTCCACCCAGCGGCCGGACCTCATCTCGACGGACAACGTCGCTTTCCGCCCGGTCGACGTCACCATCGGGCCGGACGGCGCGATCTACCTGGCCGACTGGTACAACCCGATCATCCAGCACGGGGAGGTGGATTTCCGGGATTCCCGGCGCGACCACATCCACGGCCGCATCTGGCGCATTACGGCGAAGGATCGGCCCCTCGTGGATACGCCCCGCCTCAAGGGCGCCTCCGTCGCCGAACTGCTCGACGCCCTGATGCTCCCCGAGGAGTGGACGCGCACCCAGGCCCGCCGCCTACTCCGCGAACGCGGCGCCGCGGAGGTCCTGCCCGTCCTCCAACCCTGGATCGCCCGGCAAGAGCGCCAGTCCACCAACGGCCAGCGCATGCTCCTCGAAGGCCTGTGGCTCCATCAGGCGCTGGACCGAGTCGAGCCTACCCTGCTCCGCGAGGTGCTGGCCGCGCCCGACCCGCGGGCACGTGCGGCCGCCGTGCGCGTCCTCTACCACTGGAATGATCGGGTAGATGGGATCGATGCCCTGCTCGAGGCCGCGGTCGATGACGACCACGCCCGCGTCCGCCGCGAGGCGATTTCGGCGCTGGGTAAACGCGGCTCGGCCGAGGCGGCGCGAACGGCCATCCGGGCGCTCGACCGGGCGATGGACGACGAGCTCGACTACGCCCTCTGGCACACGCTCCGGCTCCTCCAGCCCCACTGGCACGACGCCGCCATCGCCTCGCCGGCGTTTTTCGGAGACGATCGCAAGCGGGCTTTCGCCCTCATGGCCGCTCACACCCCCGAAGCCATGCGCCAGCTCGTCGACCTCTATACGAGCCGCGCATTACCCGTGGAGTACGCCGAGGAAACCCTCGAACTCCTGGCCCGATACGGCTCGACCGACGATTTGAACCAGGTACTGGAGGAGGCCCTCGCCGGCGACACACTGGGTGAGAACACCCGTGCCGCGTACCTCGCCGCGCTCGAAGAGGCCGAGGTGATGCCTTCCGCCTCGCCCGAGCGGATCGTAACGCTCCTCGACGCCGACGTAGACGACGACGTGGACGACGACGCCCGCGCGAGCGCCGCCCGCCTCGCCGGCAAATGGCAGCTCACCGCCGCGCGCGACGCGCTGCTACGCCTCATCACCGATGAACGTACGCCGGCCGACTTGATGAATGCCGCCATCGGAGGGCTCGCCCGGTTGGACGATGTGGAAAGCCGCGACCAACTCGCCGCACTGACATCCGACCAGAACCCGCTCACGCTGCGGATCAGCGTGGCCGCCTCCCTGGCCGAACTCGACGCCGAGGGGTTTGCCCCCCAGGCCCTCAACCTGCTGCAGGCCCTGCCTGAAACCGCCCAGACGACGCCCCTTTTCCGGGCCCTCTTCCGGTCGGGCCGGGGCCGGCGCGCCTTCGGAACGGCCATGGCCGGCGTGTCGATTCCCGCCCCGTTCGCCACCGCCGGCCTGGAAGCCTACCGGGGCAATAGGCAGGAGGATCGGGCGTTGCTCGACGCCCTGGAAGCATCCGGTGGCGTCGCCCCCATCGAACGGATGCCACAGGACCCCGACGTGTTCGAGCTGCAGCGGATCGAAATGGATGTCAAGGCCAGCGGCGACGCCGCGCGCGGTGAAACCATCTATCGCCAGGCTGCCCTGGCGTGTCAGCGCTGCCACGCCATCGGCGGCGGAGGTGGGCTCGTCGGGCCGGACCTCAGCAGCATCGGCGCAAGTGCTCCCACAGACTATATCATCGGAGCCCTCCTGAAACCCGACGCCGCCATAAAAGATGGATACGCACTCGTTCAGGTAGAGCGCAAGGACGGAACCACTGTAAGCGGCCTGCTGGTGCGCCAGACTGGCGACGCTGTACTGATTCGTGACGCCGGCGGCCAGGTGATCCGCGTCCCCTCCGCCCAGGTGGAGGAGCAGCAGATTCTCCCGGGTTCGCTCATGCCGCCCGGCCTGACGGCGCCGCTGGAGCGGGAAGAGTTCGTCGACCTCGTCGCCTTCCTGTCCCGCCTCGGCGAGCCTGGAGACTATCGGCTCGCCACCATCCCGACCGTCCGAGGGTGGGAGGCGGCCGTGGCGGCCGCGAATGGCGCCGCCGCCGCCGTCGCCGGCGTCGGACCGGTCGCGTGGGAGCCAGCGTTCAGCCGCGTGGATGGCGGCCTGCCGCTCGCCGACCTGACCGAATTGACATCGGCCGAGGGCAGCAGGCACAGCCTGGTCCGTTTCCCGTTCGAGGCACAGCGCGCCGGCGATGTCGTGCTGGAAATCTCATCCGTGGCCGGCGTCACCGCCTGGCTCGACGGCCAGGCCGAGGCGATCAAGGGTAACAGTCTTATACTGTCCGTCCAACCCGGCCCTCACACCGTTACCCTCGCCATCGACCGCGCCACCTTCGCCGGCGACGCCCTGCACATCCATATCGATACCGATCGCTCCTCGGCTAACGTGGTCCTGGTTAATCCTCTGGAGTAGGGCTGAAGGGTTCAAGGTGTAAGGGAAAAGACCTTAAACCTTAAACTATCCAGAATGAGACTCCTCACAAACGGCCTTCCCGACACCGGGGAGGCCGTTTTTTTATGCCATACCCCCGCACACCCCTGAGTCCCCGCTTAAACTTTAAACCCCGAACCTTACACCACACCACGCTTTGGCCTGTGATTTGCTGATGGTTCGCTCACCCCCCAGCGTAGTTATCAAGAACTCGCTCTAGTTCTATGTACACTGTCGTGCGCAGGGTCAATCCGGCCGTTTTGATGGCCGTACGTTTCGTTTTTGCCTTTCCTACAGTCCTCCTGATGCCGGCGCTCGACGCTCGAGCGCAGCAATGTTACCTTCAACAGGAATGTGGTCCCGGCTCGTTGTGTGGCGCCGGCGGCACATGCCAGCCCGTGCGCGATGTGCTCGCGGCCGGCGGCGGCGTGATCCGTTATGTCGACGCCGCGAAGGGCAACAACAGCAATCCCGGCACCGAGGCCGCGCCGTGGGCGACCATCGTCCATGCGGCCAAACAGACCAGCATCAAGCCCGGCGACGCCATTCTGGTGCGCGCCGGCACCTATTACGGCGAGATCATCCCGGCGAATGGCGGCGTATCCGGTAAACGGATCGCCTACGTCGCCTATCCCGGCGAGGAAGTGATCGTCTCCGGCGCCACCCGCTTGACGGAGACCTGGTCTGTCGACGCCGGCAGTGTCTGGAAGATGAACTGGCCCCATCCCAAGATGTGGGTCCGCAACGTAAACACCGGCGATCATGCCGACGATGCCCGCCGGCGGGATGTCCTCATCGCCGACGGGGTCTTCCTCCAGGCCGTCTACACCCGCGCCGATGTCCGCGAAGGGACCTTCTTCCTCCAGGGTTCGCCGGACAACCCGACCGTCATGTATGCCTGGCTTCCGGGGGGCAAAAATCCCAACAGCGCCCGGATGGAGACGAGCTTGCT contains these protein-coding regions:
- a CDS encoding PVC-type heme-binding CxxCH protein; the protein is MSRLFALCMLVLFAAPALAQDDLNNIPIPDPRLEMEALQLMDGFEINLFAADPMIEKPIQMTWDEEGRLWVVGSNIYPHLLPGQAPNDKIYVLEDTDDDGQADVTTVFADGLLTPSGIAVGDGGVYVANSTEILHIRDLDGDGYGEDRRVVLRGFGADDTHHIIHSFRWAPDGMLYINQSIYIFSHIETPWGVRRLRQGGIWHYRTETMELDVLSTGFVNPWGHEFDPWGQSFATDGAFHDGINHVFPGSAFVAAYETERILAGLNPGQPKHAGLAIVSGRHMPDSLQGHMIANDFRANRVNRFAVDDLPEGRYRSTQRPDLISTDNVAFRPVDVTIGPDGAIYLADWYNPIIQHGEVDFRDSRRDHIHGRIWRITAKDRPLVDTPRLKGASVAELLDALMLPEEWTRTQARRLLRERGAAEVLPVLQPWIARQERQSTNGQRMLLEGLWLHQALDRVEPTLLREVLAAPDPRARAAAVRVLYHWNDRVDGIDALLEAAVDDDHARVRREAISALGKRGSAEAARTAIRALDRAMDDELDYALWHTLRLLQPHWHDAAIASPAFFGDDRKRAFALMAAHTPEAMRQLVDLYTSRALPVEYAEETLELLARYGSTDDLNQVLEEALAGDTLGENTRAAYLAALEEAEVMPSASPERIVTLLDADVDDDVDDDARASAARLAGKWQLTAARDALLRLITDERTPADLMNAAIGGLARLDDVESRDQLAALTSDQNPLTLRISVAASLAELDAEGFAPQALNLLQALPETAQTTPLFRALFRSGRGRRAFGTAMAGVSIPAPFATAGLEAYRGNRQEDRALLDALEASGGVAPIERMPQDPDVFELQRIEMDVKASGDAARGETIYRQAALACQRCHAIGGGGGLVGPDLSSIGASAPTDYIIGALLKPDAAIKDGYALVQVERKDGTTVSGLLVRQTGDAVLIRDAGGQVIRVPSAQVEEQQILPGSLMPPGLTAPLEREEFVDLVAFLSRLGEPGDYRLATIPTVRGWEAAVAAANGAAAAVAGVGPVAWEPAFSRVDGGLPLADLTELTSAEGSRHSLVRFPFEAQRAGDVVLEISSVAGVTAWLDGQAEAIKGNSLILSVQPGPHTVTLAIDRATFAGDALHIHIDTDRSSANVVLVNPLE